CGCGCGCGCAGCAACTCCTCGCGGTTGTCGGACGGATGCAGTTTGAGTCCGGCCCGCGGCGTCACGCGCGCGACATAGGGCGCATAGCCCAAAATGTCGGTCGCCGCTGCAAGTGCGGCGGAGACCTCCGGCGTCACCAGCGCGTCGCTGCCGGGCCCGAGACCCGCGATGGTCAGCGTGCCCGTCATTCGGCGCCGTCCAGACGCCGGCCCTTGCCGTGCACGAGCACGATCGCGAAATAGGGACACTCGGCCGCATCGACATCGGCAAGCCGCGTGACGCGCTCGCCCGGCATGGTGCCGCGCTCGACCAGCCAGGCATGGTCGAGCCGGCCACTGGATGCGAGCGCACGGCGCACTTTCTGGAGATTGCGGCCGGTCTTCATGATGACCAGCGCATCGGAATCGCGCATCCGCCGCTCGAGCTCCTCCTCGGCCAGCGTGCCCATCAACACCGTCGTGACGTCGTCGCCGAGCGCGATCGGCTGGCCGACCGCATTCCAGCAGCCGGCCATGCCGGGAATGCCGGCAATCACCTCGATCTCGACACGGCCTTGCAGGCGCGTGTGCAGATGCATGAAGGAGCCGTAGAAATAGGGGTCGCCCTCACAGAGCACGACGACATCGACCGCGCGAGCAAGCCGCGCCAGTCGCTCCGCCCATTCGTCGTAGAAGCCGGCGAGCAGATGAACATACTCCGGACTGTCGAAGGCGATCTCGGTCGTGACCGGATATTCCATCGGATATTCGGTCACCTCGGTTGCAAGCATGCCCTCGACGATGCGGCGGGCCTGACCGGGTCGGCCTTTCTTGCGGAAATAGGCAACGTGCTTTGCCCCTCGCACCGTGCGATCCGCACGCACGCTCATCAAATCAGGATCGCCGGGACCGAGACCGCAGCAGATGATGCGTCCCATCGCTATTCGCTCCGGCTCGCCAGGGCATTCACGGCGGCAACGGTGATCGCCGAGCCGCCGAGGCGGCCCTCGACCGTCAATGCCGGTGCCGGCGGATCGGCCATCAGCGCGGCCTTGGATTCGGCGGCGCCGACGAAGCCGACGGGACAGCCGATGATCGCCGCCGGCCGCCGGCAGTCGCGATCCTCCAGCATGTTGAGCAGATGAAACAGCGCCGTCGGCGCATTGCCGATCGCAACGATCGCGCCGTCGAGATGCGGCCGCCACAGCTCCAGCGCCGCGGCCGAGCGCGTATTGCGTATGGATTGCGCCAGCCCGGGAACGCTCGCATCGCCGAGCGTACAGATCACCGCATTTCCGGCGGGAAGTCTCGCGCGCGTAATTCCCTCCGAGACCATGCGCGCGTCGCACAGGATCGGCGCGCCGTTCTGCAAGGCGGCCCGCGCTGCGTTCGCCATGCCCGGCGTGAAGCGGATGTGGGCCTCGAGGCCCACCATGCCGGCGGCATGGATCATCCGGACTACGACCTGCTCTTCATCAGGCGTGAAGCGCGACAGATCCGCCTCCGCGCGGATGGTGGCAAAGGACTGCCGATAGATCGCGGCGCCATCTGTTTCATAGAGGTGCGGCATCAGTGTCCTCCCACCAGGATGGAGGGATCACCGACGATGTCGGCGCCGTTCAAGCCGCGCAAGACGGGTTCATCGCGCGTCGAGCCGTCGCGGACGAGATCAAACCCGGCACGGGTCGCAACCAGCGTGACCGCGGCCGCGCCGGAATGCGCGCAGCCCTTGGCGCAGCCGGAGACGTGAAGCCGTGTGCCCGCTGCAATGCGCGGCGCGAGCACGGCCGCGAGCGCCCGTGTGTCGGCATGCGCCTCGCGGCAACGCGGCGCACCGCTGCAGGCGATGACGCGGAGCGCGGGATCAAAGGCCTCGGTGATGAGGCCCGCCCCGCGCGGCATCTCCGGCTCGCCTTCACTCAAAACCATCCGCCATGGCGTCATACGCAGCGCGTGTCCGCGATCGGACAGTTGATGCAGCGTCGTGTGCGGCAATTGGCCGAACGCGATGCCGACGAGAGCGCCTTGCGGATATTGGCCGGGACGAACTGCAGCCATGATCGGCGCGGGCTCGGTCTCGCCGCCCAATGCAGCAGGCAATGTCACACCGCGCGCGAGATGGGCGGCCATGCGCCCTCGCCCGCCCTTGCCAGCGCCGGAAGCGATGAACCACTCGGCGAGCTCCAGCGCCGTCGTCACCGCCTCTCCGCGCGCGACGGAGCGACCGAGCTTTGCGCCATCGGCTCGCACCAAAAGCCCGCCGGCGCGGTCGCGCTCGATGCGCACGTCGGCGGAATCGCCGGCGAGCACGCGCGAGGTCCCGTCATCGATGGCGAAGCCGAATTTGGTCGGAAGCTCGAGCAAGCTGTCGGCCAGCGCTTCCTCGAGCTCTGCGGCGAGTGCCTGCGTCTCGTCGCGATTATCCCAGAACGGCGTCACCAGGACGTTGCGCCGTGATTCCGTCGCCTGATCGGCATCGAGCAACCCCAATCGCGCCAGCCCATCGAGCAGCGGCCCGTGACCCCGTTCATCGACGCCCCTGATCTGGAGATTGGCGCGGCTCGTCACGTCAATCAGGCCGTTGCCGTAACGCCCGGCAAGATCGGCAATGCCCCCAATTTGCGTCGCCTCGAGGCGCCCGCCGAACGGGCGGACGCGGACCACGAGCCCGTCGCCCGACTGCATCGGCCGCAGCGCGCCCGGGCACCAGCCCTTGATCGCAACCGCGCTCATGAGGCCTCCCGCAGCGCCGCCGCGATCGAATTGCGGCGCGTTTGCCAGAGCGAGGCTTCGTGCAGGCGCGTGAAGCATGCCTCCATGGCAGCCAGCGCCGCCGGATTCTCGCGCGCCATGAAGGTGCGCACGTCGTCACTGCCGAGCGTCGCGTCGAAGTAGATATCGAACAGATGCGGTGGCACGGCGCCGGCCAGATGCGCAAAGGCGGCCATGTGCTCCAGCGTCGCGGTGATCTCGGCGGCGCCGCGAAAACCGTGGCGCATCATGCCGGCGATCCAGGCCGGATTGGCGGCCCGCGCGCGGACGACGCGCGAGATCTCCTCGGTCAACGTGCGGGCATGCGGCTGGTCGGGACGCGTCGCATCAAGATGGTAGAGCGATGGCGCGGCCGCGCCGAGGTGTGCTGCGGCTGCCGCGACGCCTGCTTCATGCGCGGCGTAGTCAGCGGCGAGCAAGAGATCGGTTTCCGGCAAGTCCTGAACGTGAACGAACGCGTCGGCTGCGGCGAGCCGCGACTCGATGCCGGCGCGGTCGGGCTGCATGGCGCCATCGGCCGAAAACGCCCAGGATGACGCCGCGAGCCAGGCTTCGCCTGCGGCCTCGCGCGTATCAGGCGTGAAGACATCCGGAATCGACGACAGACCGACGCCGTATTGTCCGGGACGCGGCGCGAACACGCGGGAGGTGCGATGGCGATACGGATTCTCGTCGCCTTCTTCCCCGCGCGAAGCGAGCGCTTCGGATGCAGCTTCGAACAGTTGCGCAAGGCCCGAGAAGACGTCGCGGAACAGGCCCGATACGCGCAGCGTGACGTCGATGCGGGGACGGCCGAGCGCGGCCGGCGCGATGATGTCGTAGCCGGTCACGCGGCCCGATCCGTGATCCCAGCGCGGCGCGAGGCCGGCGAGATGCAGCGCCATGGCGAACTCCTCGCCTGCCGTGCGCATGGTCGCGGAGCCCCAGAGATCGACCACGAGCCCCTTCGGCCAGTCGCCGTGATCCTGCAAGTGGCGGCGGAGCAGCTCTTCGGCCAGCTTGATTCCTTGCGCATGCGCCGACGGCGTCGGCACGGCGCGCGGATCGACCGTGAACAGGTTGCGCCCCGTGGGCAGCACGTCCTGTCGCCCGCGATGGGGCGAGCCCGACGGCCCTGGCGCGACGCGCCTCCCTGCAAGCGCGGCGCGCAGCGCGTCCCGCTCCGCCTCGCCGCAGGCGCCGCGGCCGAACACGTGCAGCCCGTCGCCGAACTGGCTCTCCTTGAGGTCGCAGACGAAGCGATCGATCCGCGGGATAGCTTCCGCCGGCGCAGCGGCAGGGTTCAGGCCGAGATCATCCTCGAGCCCGGCGGTA
The DNA window shown above is from Bradyrhizobium sp. CB1650 and carries:
- a CDS encoding precorrin-2 C(20)-methyltransferase, which gives rise to MGRIICCGLGPGDPDLMSVRADRTVRGAKHVAYFRKKGRPGQARRIVEGMLATEVTEYPMEYPVTTEIAFDSPEYVHLLAGFYDEWAERLARLARAVDVVVLCEGDPYFYGSFMHLHTRLQGRVEIEVIAGIPGMAGCWNAVGQPIALGDDVTTVLMGTLAEEELERRMRDSDALVIMKTGRNLQKVRRALASSGRLDHAWLVERGTMPGERVTRLADVDAAECPYFAIVLVHGKGRRLDGAE
- a CDS encoding precorrin-8X methylmutase, giving the protein MPHLYETDGAAIYRQSFATIRAEADLSRFTPDEEQVVVRMIHAAGMVGLEAHIRFTPGMANAARAALQNGAPILCDARMVSEGITRARLPAGNAVICTLGDASVPGLAQSIRNTRSAAALELWRPHLDGAIVAIGNAPTALFHLLNMLEDRDCRRPAAIIGCPVGFVGAAESKAALMADPPAPALTVEGRLGGSAITVAAVNALASRSE
- the cobG gene encoding precorrin-3B synthase is translated as MSAVAIKGWCPGALRPMQSGDGLVVRVRPFGGRLEATQIGGIADLAGRYGNGLIDVTSRANLQIRGVDERGHGPLLDGLARLGLLDADQATESRRNVLVTPFWDNRDETQALAAELEEALADSLLELPTKFGFAIDDGTSRVLAGDSADVRIERDRAGGLLVRADGAKLGRSVARGEAVTTALELAEWFIASGAGKGGRGRMAAHLARGVTLPAALGGETEPAPIMAAVRPGQYPQGALVGIAFGQLPHTTLHQLSDRGHALRMTPWRMVLSEGEPEMPRGAGLITEAFDPALRVIACSGAPRCREAHADTRALAAVLAPRIAAGTRLHVSGCAKGCAHSGAAAVTLVATRAGFDLVRDGSTRDEPVLRGLNGADIVGDPSILVGGH